A region from the Lycium barbarum isolate Lr01 chromosome 8, ASM1917538v2, whole genome shotgun sequence genome encodes:
- the LOC132604961 gene encoding RING-H2 finger protein ATL63-like — protein sequence MFTSPSPPSPPPVLQLVNSSLSQSSNSLKNIIHNILSYNNNIMLAAIISLLLVILFILLLHIYAKWFLVEARHRSVRNSLSSPFHNSHSFVVDTNFASSPTKGLERSTISSIPLFVYKHENEKQEEYELECIICLCLLEDEDVYRKLPKCNHAFHVECIDMWLYSHSTCPICRAPVLIDKCESKI from the coding sequence ATGTTCACTTCTCCTTCTCCTCCGTCGCCACCACCAGTACTCCAATTAGTCAATAGCTCATTGTCACAATCTTCCAACTCACTAAAGAACATCATCCATAATATCCTATCTTATAACAACAACATAATGCTTGCAGCAATCATATCACTTCTTCTTGTAATCCTCTTTATTTTACTTCTACACATTTATGCCAAGTGGTTCTTAGTCGAAGCTCGCCATAGGAGTGTTCGAAACTCACTCTCTTCTCCTTTTCATAATTCTCATTCCTTCGTCGTTGATACAAACTTTGCTAGTTCTCCAACAAAGGGTCTCGAAAGATCAACGATTTCTTCAATCCCTTTGTTTGTGTACAAACACGAAAATGAGAAGCAGGAAGAATATGAGTTGGAATGTATTATATGTTTGTGTTTATTGGAAGATGAAGATGTTTATAGGAAGTTACCTAAGTGTAACCATGCATTTCATGTGGAGTGCATAGATATGTGGCTGTATTCACATTCCACGTGTCCAATTTGTCGAGCTCCTGTCCTGATTGACAAATGTGAATCCAAGATTTAG